A portion of the Toxotes jaculatrix isolate fToxJac2 chromosome 16, fToxJac2.pri, whole genome shotgun sequence genome contains these proteins:
- the zgc:73226 gene encoding BCL2/adenovirus E1B 19 kDa protein-interacting protein 3, which translates to MSLSGSQTPEDGLYGSWVELEELIAAVSRRESLTGPQDSISSALQGELERILLEAQLECERSRDSPPQVVTPQSTGSPRPTSDQDSDCVTIQEEGERRVDTDWVWDWSSRPENMPPKEFVFQHPKQQGSLSVRKTEVMKRGIFSSDVLLILVPSLLASHLLTLGVGIYIGKRLAASTTSTL; encoded by the exons ATGTCTCTGTCCGGCTCGCAGACGCCAGAGGACGGACTCTACG GCTCCTGGGTcgagctggaggagctgattGCAGCCGTGAGCCGCAGGGAGAGTCTGACAGGGCCGCAGGACAGCATCTCCTCCGCCCTACAGGGGGAGCTGGAGAGGATCCTTCTGGAGGCGCAGCTTGAGTGTGAGAGGAGTAGAGACAG TCCTCCACAGGTGGTGACTCCACAGTCCACTGGTTCCCCAAGACCCACTAGTGATCAGGACAGTGACTGTGTCACCATACAG GAGGAAGGTGAGCGGCGAGTGGACACAGACTGGGTGTGGGATTGGTCCAGTAGACCTGAAAATATGCCACCAAA agagTTTGTGTTTCAGCACCCGAAGCAGCAGGGCTCCCTCAGTGTTAGGAAGACAGAGGTGATGAAGAGAGGGATCTTCTCCTCCGATGTTCTCCTCATCCTCGTTCCCTCTCTGCTGGCCTCACACCTTCTCACACTTGGCGTTGG GATCTACATAGGAAAGCGATTGGCTGCTTCCACAACTAGCACGCTGTGA